A DNA window from Schistocerca americana isolate TAMUIC-IGC-003095 chromosome 4, iqSchAmer2.1, whole genome shotgun sequence contains the following coding sequences:
- the LOC124613804 gene encoding piggyBac transposable element-derived protein 3-like: protein MTYFSQLLDDKIVENAVDQTNLYAIQKDISKPINTDKNEIEQFFGCGMCMSIYGLPSSRMYWKTTTRIPAVADAMSRNRWEQLKLGLHFNDNETIDQADTLYKISPFLEPLVENFRRIPMSVKLSVDEQMIPFKGRHTLKNYVKNKPKKWGYKAFVLCDSHGIAHNLEIYSGKVKHDPSLPDVGVSGNVVLRLASVIPRHMFHKLYFDNWFTGVRLEVELEKMAIQSLGTVRPNRLKGCMFTSDKVMKKKGRGSYEEHLSKIDGITLQ, encoded by the coding sequence ATGACCTATTTTAGCCAGTTGTTAGAcgataaaattgtggaaaatgcTGTAGATCAAACCAACTTATATGCAATTCAGAAAGACATTTCTAAACCAATAAACACTGATAAAAATGAGATTGaacaattttttggttgtggtATGTGCATGTCCATTTATGGACTTCCATCGTCTCGTATGTATTGGAAAACTACTACTCGGATTCCAGCTGTTGCTGATGCAATGAGCCGCAATAGGTGGGAGCAGCTAAAATTAGGACTCCATTTCAATGATAACGAAACTATAGATCAAGCTGACACATTGTACAAGATCAGCCCCTTTCTGGAGCCATTGGTTGAAAATTTTCGAAGAATTCCCATGAGTGTAAAATTGTCAGTGGATGAACAGATGATTCCTTTCAAGGGAAGACACACCTTGAAGAATTATGTCAAAAATAAACCTAAAAAATGGGGTTACAAAGCATTTGTCTTGTGTGATTCACATGGAATTGCACATAATTTAGAGATATATTCAGGGAAAGTGAAACATGACCCATCCTTACCTGATGTAGGTGTGAGTGGAAATGTTGTTCTCAGATTGGCTTCTGTAATACCTAGACACATGTTTCACAAACTGTATTTTGATAATTGGTTCACAGGAGTTCGGTTAGAAGTTGAACTAGAAAAGATGGCTATTCAGTCTTTAGGAACTGTGAGACCTAATCGGCTCAAAGGCTGTATGTTCACTTCTGACAAAGTCATGAAAAAGAAGGGTCGAGGGAGTTATGAGGAACATTTGTCTAAAATTGATGGCATTACTTTGCAGTAA